A window of Planctomycetota bacterium contains these coding sequences:
- a CDS encoding biopolymer transporter ExbD, with protein MARRPGAAGPPTTDIDMTPMIDMTFQLITFFMFVMNFSEAEQDERIRLPLSQLAKPSDRVVEKPLTLQLTSAGSVIYAGELIAVRDIGGYLEREKTVMLDAGREPAGATVIIRADGRSKTGEVQEVIRICQEKGFERFALRAQYDEG; from the coding sequence GCGGCGGGGCCGCCGACCACCGACATCGACATGACGCCGATGATCGACATGACGTTCCAGTTGATCACGTTCTTCATGTTCGTGATGAACTTCTCCGAGGCCGAGCAGGACGAGCGGATCCGGCTGCCGCTCAGTCAACTCGCCAAGCCGTCGGATCGCGTCGTCGAGAAGCCGCTCACGCTCCAGCTCACCAGCGCCGGGTCGGTGATCTACGCCGGCGAGTTGATCGCCGTCCGCGACATCGGCGGCTACCTGGAACGCGAGAAGACGGTGATGCTCGACGCCGGGCGCGAGCCCGCCGGGGCGACGGTGATCATCCGGGCCGACGGCCGGTCGAAGACCGGCGAGGTCCAGGAGGTCATCCGCATCTGCCAGGAGAAGGGGTTCGAACGCTTCGCCCTCCGGGCCCAGTACGACGAGGGGTAG
- a CDS encoding biopolymer transporter ExbD: MRRRAASTLGDKVEINMTPMIDVVFQLMSFFMCTLKVVAPEGDFDVRMPLATAAAAVPDDQQVPPIRVRLAANPDGQLAGITMNGAPIADFAELRRKVVGLVGDARGPNSLAERTEVEFDCDYGLRYFNVVQAITAVSGTVEDGRIVELVRKIKFTPPKRAAPRG; encoded by the coding sequence ATGCGACGGCGGGCCGCCAGCACGCTCGGCGACAAAGTCGAGATCAACATGACGCCGATGATCGACGTCGTGTTCCAGCTGATGTCGTTTTTCATGTGCACCCTCAAGGTGGTCGCACCGGAGGGGGATTTCGACGTCCGCATGCCCCTGGCGACGGCGGCCGCGGCCGTTCCCGACGACCAGCAGGTGCCGCCGATCCGCGTCCGCCTCGCCGCGAATCCCGACGGTCAGCTCGCCGGGATCACGATGAACGGCGCCCCGATCGCCGACTTCGCCGAGCTGCGCCGCAAGGTGGTCGGGTTGGTGGGCGATGCCCGCGGCCCCAACTCGCTCGCCGAGCGGACCGAGGTCGAGTTCGACTGCGACTACGGTCTGCGCTACTTCAACGTCGTGCAGGCGATCACCGCGGTGTCGGGCACGGTCGAGGACGGCCGGATCGTCGAGCTGGTGCGGAAGATCAAGTTCACCCCGCCGAAACGCGCCGCGCCGCGCGGCTGA
- a CDS encoding tyrosine recombinase XerD, protein MLFSDAPAAPGEAESIASLTDRFLRYIRHERSLADNTQAAYRRDLATFAEWLGGRPATTASVTVLGDYVATLARRGLARASIARQAATLRVFYAFLQLEGLVVDSPATALAASRRDDTMPATLSPRQVDRLLAAPDTRAAHGLRDRALLELLYATGCRASEVSGMRLADVHLAERYCTCRGKGNKQRVVPLGKRAIDALTAWFEGPRREWTAGNAADWAVVSSRGNRLSRMRIWELVRHHAAAAGIPADIGPHTLRHSFATHLVAGGVDLRHVQEMLGHSSIATTQRYTHVDSGRLRRVHGRFHPRG, encoded by the coding sequence ATCTTGTTCTCCGACGCCCCCGCGGCGCCGGGCGAGGCGGAGTCGATCGCCTCCCTCACCGACCGCTTCCTCCGCTACATCCGGCACGAGCGGAGCCTCGCCGACAACACCCAGGCCGCCTACCGCCGGGACCTGGCCACGTTCGCGGAGTGGCTCGGGGGCCGTCCGGCGACCACCGCCTCGGTGACCGTCCTCGGCGACTACGTCGCAACGCTGGCACGCCGGGGCCTGGCCCGCGCGAGCATCGCCCGGCAGGCGGCGACGCTGCGGGTGTTCTACGCCTTCCTCCAGCTCGAGGGGCTCGTGGTCGACAGCCCGGCGACGGCCCTCGCCGCCTCCCGGCGCGACGACACGATGCCGGCGACCCTGTCCCCGCGGCAGGTCGATCGGCTGCTGGCCGCCCCCGACACGCGTGCCGCCCATGGCCTCCGCGACCGGGCACTCCTCGAGCTCCTCTACGCGACCGGCTGCCGGGCATCGGAGGTGTCGGGGATGCGGCTGGCCGACGTCCACCTCGCCGAGCGCTACTGCACCTGCCGCGGGAAGGGAAACAAGCAGCGCGTCGTGCCCCTCGGCAAGCGGGCAATCGACGCCCTGACGGCCTGGTTCGAGGGGCCGCGGCGCGAATGGACCGCGGGGAACGCGGCGGACTGGGCGGTGGTGTCGTCGCGGGGCAACCGCCTGTCGCGGATGCGGATCTGGGAGCTCGTCCGCCACCACGCCGCCGCGGCGGGGATCCCCGCCGACATCGGGCCCCACACGCTGCGGCACTCGTTTGCCACCCACCTCGTGGCCGGCGGCGTCGACCTCCGCCACGTGCAGGAGATGCTCGGCCATTCGAGCATCGCCACGACGCAGCGTTACACGCACGTCGATTCGGGGCGGCTCCGCCGGGTCCACGGCCGCTTCCACCCGCGCGGCTGA